The following proteins are encoded in a genomic region of Nitratireductor sp. GISD-1A_MAKvit:
- a CDS encoding F0F1 ATP synthase subunit gamma, producing MASLKELRNRIASVKATQKITKAMQMVAAAKLKRAQEAAEAARPYAERMGAVLANIAGAVSGTDAPPLMAGTGKDDVHLLVVATAERGLCGGFNSQIAKKAREHIRALLRDGKTVKVLCVGKKGFDILRRDHGDLIIDRVDLRDVKKIGFENANGIARQVIGMFEKGEFDVCTLFYSEFQSVMSQVPTAQQIIPAAVPADAAGEGADAVYEYEPDAPSILADLIPRNIAVQIFRALLENAAGEMGAKMTAMDSATRNAGEMIDKLSITYNRQRQAQITKELIEIISGAEAL from the coding sequence CCCTCAAGGAACTTCGCAACCGGATCGCCTCGGTCAAGGCGACGCAGAAAATCACCAAGGCGATGCAGATGGTCGCCGCGGCGAAACTGAAGCGCGCCCAGGAGGCGGCCGAGGCTGCGCGGCCCTATGCCGAACGCATGGGGGCCGTGCTCGCAAACATTGCCGGCGCCGTATCGGGAACCGATGCGCCGCCGCTGATGGCCGGTACCGGCAAGGACGACGTGCATCTTCTGGTGGTTGCCACGGCCGAACGCGGCCTTTGTGGCGGCTTCAACAGCCAGATCGCCAAGAAGGCGCGTGAGCACATCCGTGCACTGCTGCGCGACGGCAAGACGGTGAAGGTGCTTTGCGTCGGCAAGAAGGGCTTCGACATTCTTCGCCGCGACCATGGCGACCTGATCATCGACCGGGTTGATCTGCGTGACGTGAAGAAGATCGGCTTCGAGAACGCCAATGGCATCGCCCGTCAGGTGATCGGCATGTTCGAGAAGGGCGAGTTCGACGTCTGTACGCTGTTCTATTCCGAGTTCCAGTCGGTGATGTCGCAGGTGCCGACTGCTCAGCAGATCATCCCTGCCGCTGTTCCCGCCGACGCGGCTGGGGAAGGCGCGGATGCGGTCTACGAATACGAGCCGGATGCGCCGTCGATTCTCGCCGACCTGATCCCGCGCAACATCGCGGTGCAGATTTTCCGCGCGCTCCTTGAGAACGCGGCCGGTGAGATGGGCGCGAAGATGACCGCCATGGACAGCGCGACACGCAACGCAGGCGAGATGATCGACAAGCTTTCGATCACCTACAACCGCCAGCGCCAGGCGCAGATCACCAAGGAACTGATCGAAATCATTTCGGGCGCGGAAGCGCTCTAA
- a CDS encoding F0F1 ATP synthase subunit epsilon — protein sequence MAQSFKFDLVSPERLLVSQDVDSVVIPGTEGELTVMGNHAPTMTSIKPGVVAVAADGKTERYVVFGGFADILPDGCTVLAESAVHVDDIDREDLARRIQDAREDLEDATDHEARLRAEEFLHQLTTLEGAILPA from the coding sequence ATGGCTCAATCCTTCAAATTCGATCTGGTCTCGCCCGAGCGGCTCCTGGTTTCGCAGGACGTCGATTCGGTTGTCATTCCCGGCACCGAGGGTGAACTCACCGTCATGGGAAACCATGCGCCAACCATGACCAGCATCAAGCCCGGCGTGGTGGCAGTTGCCGCTGACGGCAAGACGGAGCGTTATGTGGTGTTCGGCGGTTTCGCCGACATCCTGCCCGATGGGTGCACCGTGCTTGCCGAATCGGCAGTGCATGTGGACGATATCGATCGCGAAGACCTGGCCCGCCGCATTCAGGATGCGCGCGAGGATCTGGAAGACGCGACCGATCATGAAGCCCGTCTGCGCGCGGAAGAGTTCCTGCACCAGCTTACCACGTTGGAAGGCGCCATTCTGCCGGCATGA
- a CDS encoding M23 family metallopeptidase — protein sequence MMILHRVTGGLACLMALLAFNVAVAHEPDAETLKLGRHYTKVFQQGHAEKIWSDMSETMQSALGDIYHLKGFQASVSVAYGPQREVLEEKTERRDDLRVYRLHAEHERGAELVWQWSFGPDDRIEGFYVQRMPEEAHSQYLDYQTKAELRLPFEGEWHVFWGGRTLRDNYHAEHVAQRFAYDFVVRKSGSTHSGDGTKLEDFYCWDRPVLAPADGKVVSVVDGLPDKEIGEADISRPAGNHVVLELAEGEFAFLAHLRRGSISVAVGDEVTRGDEVGRCGNSGNTSEPHLHMHLQTTPDLMSGEGLPAQFHNYIADGVSKAEGEPVRGEVVSNR from the coding sequence ATGATGATCCTGCACAGGGTAACGGGCGGCCTGGCCTGCCTGATGGCACTGCTGGCATTCAATGTGGCGGTTGCACATGAACCCGATGCCGAAACGCTGAAGCTCGGTCGACACTACACGAAGGTTTTTCAGCAGGGGCATGCGGAGAAGATCTGGTCCGACATGTCGGAGACCATGCAGTCGGCCCTCGGGGACATCTATCACCTGAAGGGATTTCAGGCGTCGGTCAGCGTTGCCTATGGGCCGCAGCGCGAAGTTCTCGAGGAGAAGACCGAACGACGCGATGATCTGCGCGTCTACCGCCTGCATGCGGAGCATGAGCGCGGGGCAGAACTGGTCTGGCAGTGGTCTTTCGGGCCGGATGACCGGATCGAAGGGTTCTATGTGCAACGCATGCCTGAAGAGGCCCACTCGCAATATCTTGACTATCAGACGAAGGCGGAGCTTCGCCTTCCGTTCGAGGGAGAGTGGCATGTGTTCTGGGGCGGCCGCACGCTTCGTGATAACTATCATGCCGAACACGTGGCCCAGCGGTTTGCCTATGATTTCGTTGTCCGCAAGTCAGGGTCGACCCATTCTGGGGATGGTACGAAGCTCGAAGACTTCTATTGTTGGGACAGGCCGGTTCTCGCACCTGCGGACGGCAAGGTGGTATCGGTTGTCGATGGATTGCCGGACAAGGAGATCGGCGAAGCCGACATATCGCGCCCGGCCGGCAATCACGTCGTCCTGGAACTGGCCGAAGGCGAATTCGCTTTTCTCGCTCATCTACGTCGAGGGTCGATCTCAGTCGCTGTCGGGGACGAGGTGACGAGGGGAGATGAGGTCGGGCGCTGCGGCAACAGCGGCAACACGTCCGAACCGCATCTTCACATGCATCTGCAGACCACGCCTGATCTCATGTCCGGAGAAGGCCTTCCGGCACAGTTTCACAACTACATAGCGGATGGTGTTTCAAAGGCTGAGGGTGAGCCGGTGCGGGGAGAGGTCGTGTCCAACCGCTGA
- a CDS encoding RNA pyrophosphohydrolase: MAENDKRPANLPYRLCVGIMVLNPEGLAWAGRRIVEPQDELSGSTQLWQMPQGGIDEGEDPRDAAYRELYEETGMKSVSFLAETPQWISYDLPEHLLGIALKGKYRGQKQKWFALRFEGPDSEIAINPPPGGHQAEFDMWEWKPMTELPDLIVPFKRKVYTTVVDAFRDLAP; this comes from the coding sequence ATGGCAGAAAACGACAAACGCCCGGCCAATCTGCCCTATCGTCTTTGCGTCGGCATCATGGTGCTCAACCCGGAGGGCCTCGCCTGGGCCGGCCGCCGGATCGTGGAACCCCAGGACGAACTGTCCGGATCGACACAGCTCTGGCAGATGCCCCAGGGTGGTATCGACGAGGGAGAGGATCCACGCGACGCCGCTTACCGCGAGCTTTATGAAGAAACCGGCATGAAGTCTGTTTCGTTTCTCGCCGAGACACCTCAATGGATCAGCTACGACCTGCCCGAACATCTTCTGGGCATCGCTCTCAAGGGAAAATATCGCGGGCAAAAACAGAAATGGTTTGCCCTACGGTTCGAGGGCCCGGATTCCGAAATCGCCATCAACCCTCCCCCGGGTGGACATCAGGCCGAGTTCGATATGTGGGAATGGAAGCCAATGACCGAGCTGCCGGACCTGATCGTGCCGTTCAAACGCAAGGTTTACACCACAGTCGTCGACGCTTTCCGTGATCTCGCGCCCTAG
- a CDS encoding divergent polysaccharide deacetylase family protein translates to MTSEKKDIDRPLGRDNRPEKPGKRSRVFTTGRILLAFGAFAVLAVATAVSVRDRPFRTPSPVAVTEPVEKTVAEVQEPVGQDGASGAPSASITRLSESQSSENGVIVIRDPSALGQHPRLAHLPDRGLIEESENGPLPVRGVGGRRPFDVYARAWSGTRGARIAVIIGGMGLSQTTTQHAIEALRPEITLAFAPAGNSLGRWMQTARKAGHEVILQVPMEPFGYPSENPGRNTLTVAASPAQNLTRLRWALSRITNYTGVMNYMGARFTAESDSMRSIMEELGRRGLMYVDDGTSARSVAQDLALQEGVPFAASDALIDPTGNNRRPDRNRIRKKLDELERIARARGYAIGTGSAFDETIETVAEWAGEVTARGIELVPISAVAADPQPH, encoded by the coding sequence ATGACCTCGGAAAAAAAAGACATTGATCGGCCGCTCGGCCGCGACAACCGGCCCGAGAAGCCGGGAAAACGCAGTCGTGTTTTCACAACCGGTCGCATCCTGCTGGCATTCGGTGCCTTTGCGGTCCTTGCGGTCGCCACTGCCGTTTCCGTTCGAGACAGGCCGTTTCGCACCCCATCTCCCGTTGCCGTCACGGAGCCGGTCGAAAAGACCGTCGCGGAAGTACAGGAGCCTGTCGGGCAAGATGGCGCCAGCGGCGCACCCAGCGCTTCGATAACCCGTCTTTCCGAGAGCCAGTCCTCTGAAAATGGCGTGATCGTCATTCGCGATCCATCGGCACTTGGCCAGCATCCCAGACTTGCCCATCTTCCGGATCGGGGCCTCATTGAGGAATCCGAGAACGGCCCCCTCCCCGTGCGTGGCGTGGGCGGGCGCCGCCCCTTCGATGTCTATGCGCGCGCTTGGTCGGGAACACGCGGTGCGCGCATCGCTGTCATCATCGGTGGCATGGGGCTTTCCCAGACCACCACACAGCACGCCATCGAGGCGCTGCGCCCGGAGATCACCCTGGCATTCGCCCCGGCGGGCAACAGTCTCGGACGCTGGATGCAGACCGCTCGCAAGGCCGGTCACGAGGTCATCCTTCAGGTGCCCATGGAGCCTTTCGGATACCCTTCGGAAAATCCCGGTCGCAACACACTCACGGTGGCCGCCTCACCGGCGCAAAACCTCACCCGCCTGCGCTGGGCGCTCTCCCGCATCACCAACTATACGGGTGTGATGAACTACATGGGCGCCCGCTTTACCGCCGAAAGCGATTCGATGCGCAGCATCATGGAGGAACTGGGCAGGCGCGGGCTGATGTATGTCGATGACGGGACCTCGGCACGCAGTGTCGCGCAGGACCTGGCATTGCAGGAGGGCGTTCCCTTCGCCGCATCCGACGCGCTGATCGATCCCACCGGGAACAACCGTCGCCCCGACAGGAACAGGATCCGCAAGAAGCTGGATGAGCTGGAACGGATCGCCCGCGCAAGAGGCTACGCCATTGGCACCGGCTCTGCATTCGATGAGACGATAGAAACCGTTGCCGAATGGGCTGGCGAAGTCACCGCCCGCGGGATAGAGCTTGTGCCGATCTCGGCGGTTGCCGCCGACCCCCAGCCTCATTAG
- a CDS encoding S41 family peptidase produces the protein MKRNLSLLFAGALLGASAVSLLHGTSGFSANAAGSETYRQLAIFGDIFERVRAQYVTPPDDKKLVESAINGMLTSLDPHSSYLDAEAAKDMRVQTKGEFGGLGIEVTMEDELVKVVAPIDDTPASRAGVLAGDLISAIDGEEVRGMSLNDAVDRMRGLVNTPIELTILREGADKPIELTIVRDIIKVKAVKYRVEEDVGYLKITSFTEKTFDDLMSAIDTISSEVPDDKLKGYVLDLRLNPGGLLDQAVSVSDAFLDRGEIVSTRGRDANDIARFDSRPGDVLNGKPVIVLINGGSASASEIVAGALQDHRRATVLGTQSFGKGSVQTIIPLGENGALRLTTALYYTPSGESIQGKGITPDIKVDQPLPEELQGRNLRRGESDLRGHIKGEEESEEGSGSIAYVPPEPEDDVQLNAALDLLRGETSDPAFPPNPDKAVMNR, from the coding sequence ATGAAACGTAACTTGTCGCTATTGTTCGCCGGCGCCCTCCTAGGGGCATCCGCGGTCTCGCTTCTTCACGGCACCAGCGGATTCTCAGCGAATGCAGCCGGTTCCGAAACCTATCGGCAGCTTGCGATCTTCGGCGATATCTTCGAGCGCGTTCGCGCCCAGTATGTAACCCCGCCAGATGACAAGAAACTGGTGGAGAGCGCCATCAATGGCATGCTCACCTCGCTCGATCCCCACTCATCCTATCTGGATGCGGAAGCCGCCAAGGACATGCGGGTTCAGACCAAGGGTGAATTCGGTGGCCTCGGCATCGAAGTCACGATGGAAGACGAGCTGGTGAAGGTCGTCGCACCGATTGACGACACACCGGCCTCCCGCGCCGGCGTGCTCGCCGGTGATCTCATTTCCGCCATCGATGGCGAGGAAGTGCGCGGCATGTCGCTCAACGACGCCGTCGACAGAATGCGCGGTCTGGTGAACACCCCCATCGAGCTGACCATCCTGCGCGAGGGAGCAGACAAGCCGATCGAACTGACGATCGTGCGCGACATCATCAAGGTCAAGGCGGTCAAATACCGGGTCGAAGAGGATGTCGGTTATCTCAAGATCACCTCCTTCACCGAGAAGACCTTCGACGACCTCATGAGCGCGATTGATACGATCAGCTCCGAGGTGCCCGATGACAAGCTCAAGGGCTATGTGCTCGACCTGCGCCTCAATCCCGGCGGGCTGCTCGATCAGGCGGTCAGCGTTTCCGATGCCTTCCTGGACCGGGGCGAGATCGTCTCCACCCGCGGCCGTGATGCAAACGACATCGCACGGTTCGATTCCCGTCCCGGCGATGTTCTCAACGGCAAGCCGGTGATCGTCCTGATCAATGGCGGGTCGGCCAGCGCGTCCGAGATCGTTGCCGGTGCGCTGCAGGACCATCGCCGCGCCACGGTTCTGGGCACCCAGTCCTTCGGCAAGGGCTCGGTCCAGACAATCATTCCGCTGGGTGAAAATGGCGCGCTGCGCCTCACCACCGCGCTCTACTACACACCCTCGGGCGAATCGATCCAGGGCAAGGGCATTACGCCCGACATCAAGGTCGATCAGCCATTGCCCGAGGAATTACAGGGGCGGAACCTGCGCCGTGGCGAGTCGGATCTGCGAGGCCACATCAAGGGCGAAGAGGAAAGCGAAGAGGGTTCGGGCTCCATTGCCTATGTCCCCCCGGAGCCGGAAGATGATGTGCAGCTGAATGCGGCGCTCGATCTTCTGCGCGGCGAGACCAGCGATCCTGCGTTCCCGCCCAATCCCGACAAGGCGGTGATGAACCGCTAG
- a CDS encoding murein hydrolase activator EnvC has product MKKAPAPRPYPSRLTIAAATVVFLCALAGPAHGQEEIKVLETRHDKTRAEYQEVHREISLSEQKLAEIAEQIAAIKDDNAAITAALIQAAKTERKLSEDIDTISLRITKLRHEEGYLRESLQSRRGVLAEVLAALQRMGLNPPPAILVRPEDALASVRSAILLGAVVPELRAETEILISELQDLSHIVNSIESERDRLQKTVNEQAEEKKRLSMLLEEKKRLQQEAENRMAAEQREAEALAARATSLQDLIGSLETEIASLQKAEAERARRLSEPTSPEHRLGAGAPFARRKGSVSPPVAGEFAARFGEEDDTGAPLKGDILRTQSGAIVTAPAGATVLYAGPFRSYGQLLILNAGDGYHIVLAGMDQTSVTLGQSVLAGEPIGMMGEARLASIAGPEPENLTPELYVEFRKNGKPINPKPWWAPGHSGRTGNET; this is encoded by the coding sequence ATGAAGAAAGCGCCCGCACCGCGCCCATATCCTTCCCGGCTCACGATAGCAGCAGCTACCGTGGTTTTCCTCTGTGCGCTCGCCGGACCGGCCCATGGCCAGGAGGAAATCAAGGTGCTCGAAACCCGGCATGACAAAACCCGGGCCGAGTATCAGGAGGTCCATCGTGAAATCTCTCTGTCAGAGCAGAAGCTCGCCGAGATCGCCGAGCAGATTGCCGCGATCAAGGATGACAATGCGGCCATCACCGCAGCGCTCATCCAGGCGGCAAAGACCGAGAGAAAGCTTAGCGAAGACATCGACACGATTTCTCTGCGCATCACCAAACTGCGTCACGAAGAGGGGTATCTGCGCGAATCGCTGCAGTCGCGCCGCGGCGTGCTTGCCGAGGTGCTGGCCGCGCTCCAGCGCATGGGGCTCAACCCGCCGCCGGCCATCCTCGTGCGCCCCGAAGATGCGCTCGCCTCGGTTCGCAGCGCCATCCTGCTTGGTGCCGTGGTGCCCGAACTGCGCGCCGAAACCGAAATACTGATAAGCGAACTGCAAGATCTCTCACACATCGTCAACTCCATCGAAAGCGAGCGCGACCGGCTTCAAAAAACCGTGAACGAACAGGCCGAGGAGAAGAAGCGCCTCAGCATGCTGCTCGAAGAGAAAAAGCGCCTGCAGCAGGAGGCCGAGAACCGCATGGCCGCCGAGCAGCGCGAGGCCGAAGCACTGGCGGCCCGCGCCACCAGCCTGCAGGACCTGATCGGCTCGCTGGAAACCGAGATCGCTTCGCTGCAAAAGGCCGAGGCCGAACGCGCACGCCGCTTGAGCGAACCGACTTCGCCGGAGCACCGGCTCGGTGCCGGCGCTCCGTTTGCCAGAAGAAAAGGCAGCGTTTCACCGCCGGTCGCCGGTGAGTTCGCTGCCCGTTTCGGCGAGGAAGACGACACCGGTGCTCCACTGAAAGGTGACATTCTAAGAACACAATCCGGCGCGATCGTAACGGCGCCTGCGGGGGCGACGGTTCTTTATGCTGGGCCGTTCCGTTCCTACGGTCAGCTATTGATACTCAATGCCGGCGACGGTTATCATATCGTGCTTGCTGGCATGGATCAGACAAGTGTGACACTGGGGCAATCCGTTTTGGCGGGCGAACCAATCGGCATGATGGGGGAAGCACGCCTGGCTAGCATCGCAGGACCGGAACCCGAGAATCTCACTCCGGAGCTGTATGTAGAATTCAGGAAGAACGGAAAACCGATCAATCCTAAACCCTGGTGGGCTCCGGGGCACTCTGGAAGGACAGGAAATGAAACGTAA
- the rlmH gene encoding 23S rRNA (pseudouridine(1915)-N(3))-methyltransferase RlmH encodes MHIAICAVGRMKAGPERDLADRYLDRLGKSGPAVGLEFSGVSEIAESRARSTEERRREESRRIRQTCPEGAALFLLDERGKNLTSRELSQAIADLRDEGRRHLAIIIGGPDGHDPELRRSADRTIAFGAQTWPHQIVRVMLAEQIYRATTILSGHPYHRD; translated from the coding sequence ATGCATATTGCGATTTGTGCCGTGGGCCGGATGAAAGCCGGCCCCGAGAGGGATCTGGCGGACCGTTATCTGGACCGGCTTGGCAAGAGCGGCCCCGCCGTCGGGCTGGAATTTTCCGGTGTAAGCGAGATCGCGGAAAGCCGCGCCAGATCCACAGAGGAACGGCGGCGCGAGGAAAGCCGCAGGATCAGACAGACATGCCCGGAAGGCGCAGCGCTGTTCCTGCTCGATGAACGCGGCAAGAACCTGACATCCCGCGAACTGAGCCAGGCCATTGCGGATCTGCGCGATGAAGGACGCAGGCATCTCGCCATCATCATCGGCGGCCCGGACGGGCATGACCCGGAGCTGCGCAGGTCTGCCGACAGAACCATCGCCTTTGGCGCGCAGACATGGCCGCACCAGATCGTTCGCGTGATGCTGGCCGAGCAAATCTACCGCGCCACCACCATTTTGTCCGGCCACCCGTATCACCGAGACTGA
- the rsfS gene encoding ribosome silencing factor translates to MPSPAEASQNLVSQAVETALASLEDSKAENIISIDIQGKSPLTDHMIIASGRSHRHVAAVADHLIRSLKEAGLGTAKVEGLASADWVLIDTGDIVVHVFRPEVREFYNIEKMWQAPDLEDETVH, encoded by the coding sequence ATGCCTTCACCGGCCGAGGCCAGCCAAAATCTGGTTTCCCAGGCCGTGGAAACAGCCCTCGCGAGTCTGGAAGACTCCAAGGCGGAAAACATCATCTCCATCGACATTCAGGGCAAATCCCCCCTCACCGATCACATGATCATCGCGTCGGGCCGCTCGCATCGCCATGTCGCTGCAGTTGCGGATCACCTGATCCGTTCCCTGAAGGAAGCCGGTCTGGGCACTGCCAAGGTCGAAGGCCTTGCGAGCGCGGACTGGGTCCTCATCGATACGGGCGACATTGTCGTTCATGTTTTCCGTCCGGAAGTTCGGGAGTTTTACAACATCGAAAAGATGTGGCAGGCCCCCGACCTGGAGGACGAAACGGTTCACTGA
- a CDS encoding nicotinate-nucleotide adenylyltransferase, which produces MHSSAPPPSLPARYLRMPHVEPGMAVGLFGGSFNPPHAGHALVAEIAMRRLRLDQLWWIVTPGNPLKSHSELAPLSERVALSENCTSDPRVKVTAFEAGHRIRYTADTIDLVQTRNRGVDFVWIMGADSLRDFHRWERWRQIAGSMPIAVIDRPGATLAFLSSTMAKTFDHARIDEDDAPILARSRPPAWTFIHGPRSSLSSTAIRNAAKEPR; this is translated from the coding sequence ATGCACTCATCGGCTCCACCACCATCCCTCCCGGCGCGCTATCTGCGCATGCCACATGTGGAGCCAGGCATGGCGGTGGGGCTCTTCGGCGGGTCGTTCAATCCGCCGCATGCCGGCCACGCGCTGGTCGCCGAGATCGCCATGCGGCGGCTCAGGCTCGATCAGCTCTGGTGGATCGTCACGCCCGGCAATCCGCTGAAAAGCCATAGCGAGCTTGCACCGCTTTCCGAACGGGTGGCCCTGTCGGAGAACTGTACCAGCGACCCGCGCGTGAAAGTGACGGCCTTCGAGGCCGGCCACCGCATCCGCTATACCGCCGACACGATAGACCTCGTTCAGACACGCAATCGCGGTGTCGATTTCGTCTGGATCATGGGTGCCGACAGCCTGCGTGACTTTCACCGCTGGGAGCGTTGGCGCCAGATCGCCGGGTCCATGCCCATTGCGGTGATCGACAGGCCGGGTGCAACGCTCGCCTTTCTTTCCTCCACCATGGCAAAGACATTCGATCACGCCCGGATCGACGAAGACGATGCGCCCATTCTCGCGCGCAGCCGCCCCCCGGCCTGGACATTCATCCATGGTCCACGCTCCTCGCTGTCCTCGACAGCCATCAGAAATGCCGCGAAAGAACCGCGCTAA
- a CDS encoding glutamate-5-semialdehyde dehydrogenase has protein sequence MLMENRQGSADIAALMNDLGARARAAAGPLSIATPQIKNAALEAMAEALKRNEAAILEANREDMARGEESGLSPALLDRLKLDPARIAGIADGIRAIAALKDPVGDVIAAWERPNGLQIERVRTPLGVIGVIYESRPNVTADAGALCLKAGNAVILRGGSDSARSSAAIHACLVEGLEKAGLPADAIQRVPVTDRAAVGEMLKGLGGNVDVIVPRGGRSLVERVQSDARVPVFSHLEGICHLYLDRSADTDMAVSIAVNAKMRRTGICGAAETLLVDREAAERLLVPVLASLEDAGCAIRGDEEVCARFSSATPATDEDWGTEYLDAIISVKLVDCVDEAIRHIGTWSSHHTEAIVAEDAETVERFFNEIDAAILLHNASTQFADGGEFGMGAEIGIATGKMHARGPVGVEQLTSFKYRVRGSGQTRP, from the coding sequence ATGCTGATGGAAAACAGGCAGGGCAGCGCGGACATTGCCGCGCTGATGAACGATCTGGGCGCGCGGGCACGCGCTGCCGCCGGCCCGTTGTCCATCGCCACACCGCAGATCAAGAACGCGGCGCTGGAAGCCATGGCCGAGGCGCTCAAGCGCAATGAAGCGGCGATCCTGGAGGCCAACCGCGAGGACATGGCACGCGGTGAAGAATCAGGCCTGTCGCCTGCCCTGCTCGATCGGCTGAAGCTCGATCCCGCACGCATCGCCGGCATTGCCGATGGCATTCGCGCCATCGCCGCGCTGAAAGACCCGGTCGGCGACGTGATCGCTGCATGGGAACGGCCCAACGGTCTTCAAATCGAGCGCGTGCGCACCCCGCTCGGCGTCATCGGCGTCATCTATGAAAGCCGCCCCAACGTGACCGCCGATGCAGGCGCGCTCTGTCTCAAGGCCGGCAATGCGGTGATCTTGCGCGGCGGGTCCGATTCCGCCCGTTCGTCCGCCGCCATCCATGCCTGCCTTGTCGAAGGTCTGGAGAAAGCGGGCCTGCCCGCCGATGCCATCCAGCGCGTGCCGGTCACCGACCGCGCCGCCGTCGGCGAAATGCTGAAAGGGCTTGGCGGCAATGTCGATGTGATCGTGCCGCGCGGCGGGCGCAGCCTCGTCGAGCGCGTACAGAGCGATGCGCGGGTTCCGGTGTTTTCGCATCTGGAAGGCATCTGCCATCTTTATCTCGACCGCTCTGCCGACACCGACATGGCGGTGTCCATCGCCGTAAACGCCAAGATGCGGCGCACCGGCATCTGCGGCGCCGCCGAAACCCTGCTCGTGGACCGGGAAGCAGCCGAGCGACTCCTTGTGCCGGTTCTTGCCTCACTGGAGGACGCGGGCTGCGCCATTCGCGGCGATGAGGAAGTCTGCGCCCGCTTCTCCTCGGCCACACCGGCTACAGATGAGGACTGGGGCACGGAATATCTCGATGCCATCATCTCGGTGAAGCTGGTCGACTGCGTCGATGAAGCGATCCGCCATATCGGCACATGGTCCTCGCACCACACCGAGGCCATCGTCGCGGAGGATGCAGAAACTGTGGAGCGTTTCTTCAACGAGATCGATGCGGCCATTCTCCTGCACAATGCCTCCACCCAGTTTGCCGATGGCGGCGAGTTCGGCATGGGCGCGGAGATCGGCATTGCCACCGGCAAGATGCATGCGCGCGGACCGGTCGGCGTCGAACAGCTTACCTCGTTCAAATACCGCGTTCGCGGCTCCGGCCAGACCCGGCCGTGA
- the proB gene encoding glutamate 5-kinase: protein MTRPALSSHRRITVKIGSALLVDRKEGLKRDWLAALVDDIAALNADGVEVLIVSSGAIALGRTILGIERRTLKLEESQAAASVGQIALAGAWDEELRRRGLKSGQILVTLGDTEERRRYLNVRATVSTLLKMSVVPVINENDTVATSEIRYGDNDRLAARIATMLGADLLVLLSDVDGLYTAPPASDPDARFIPVVDAITPEIEAMAGAAASELSRGGMRTKLDAGRIATAAGTAMVIASGTRLNPLAAIDNGARSTFFRASETPVRAYKTWIAGQLEPAGTITVDAGAVLALAAGNSLLPIGVTHVSGSFARGDTVAIHGPEGREVARGLVAYDAADAVRIAGLKSGDIAEVLGYEARAAMVHRDDLVTTPHARHHLKEKAEG, encoded by the coding sequence ATGACTCGCCCCGCGCTCAGCAGCCATCGCCGCATCACGGTCAAGATAGGCTCCGCCCTTCTGGTGGACCGCAAGGAGGGTTTGAAGCGCGATTGGCTCGCCGCGCTGGTCGACGACATTGCTGCACTCAACGCCGATGGTGTGGAGGTGCTGATCGTGTCGTCCGGGGCCATCGCGCTTGGCCGCACCATTCTGGGCATCGAGCGGCGCACGCTCAAGCTGGAGGAGAGCCAGGCCGCCGCCTCGGTGGGGCAGATCGCACTGGCTGGCGCATGGGACGAAGAGCTGCGCCGGCGCGGGCTAAAATCCGGCCAGATCCTCGTCACGCTTGGCGACACGGAAGAGCGCCGCCGCTATCTCAATGTGCGCGCCACCGTCTCCACACTGCTCAAGATGAGCGTCGTTCCTGTCATCAATGAGAATGACACGGTCGCCACCAGCGAAATCCGCTATGGCGACAATGATCGTCTCGCCGCCCGCATCGCCACCATGCTGGGTGCCGATTTGCTGGTTCTCCTGTCCGATGTGGACGGGCTCTACACAGCCCCGCCGGCAAGCGACCCCGATGCGCGTTTCATTCCCGTGGTGGACGCCATCACACCGGAGATCGAGGCCATGGCCGGCGCTGCGGCGTCGGAATTGTCGCGCGGCGGCATGCGCACCAAACTCGATGCCGGGCGCATCGCCACGGCGGCAGGCACTGCGATGGTGATCGCCTCCGGCACGCGGCTCAACCCGCTCGCGGCGATCGACAACGGTGCGCGCTCCACCTTTTTCAGGGCAAGTGAAACACCTGTGCGCGCCTACAAGACATGGATCGCCGGCCAGCTGGAGCCGGCAGGCACGATCACCGTGGATGCCGGCGCGGTTCTGGCGCTTGCCGCCGGAAACTCGCTCCTGCCGATTGGTGTCACCCATGTCTCAGGCAGTTTCGCGCGCGGCGATACGGTGGCCATTCACGGGCCCGAAGGGCGTGAAGTGGCACGCGGGCTTGTTGCCTATGACGCGGCCGATGCCGTAAGAATTGCCGGACTGAAAAGCGGCGACATTGCCGAAGTGCTCGGATACGAAGCGCGCGCTGCCATGGTGCATCGCGACGATCTGGTGACAACGCCGCATGCGCGGCATCACCTGAAGGAAAAGGCGGAGGGTTGA